The following coding sequences are from one Lolium rigidum isolate FL_2022 chromosome 6, APGP_CSIRO_Lrig_0.1, whole genome shotgun sequence window:
- the LOC124662465 gene encoding uncharacterized protein LOC124662465, whose translation MARELEPAAIAAGAGEAPVPPAEAPAAGWSSLPSDLVRRVADCFLATNDVDWYMDLRAVCHSWRSATDDPKKNPIDGRFHPREWIVLDGDVVSQSDDMRVFVNIGTGRFLRKKLPRLRRYYVVAITFGGFFVLADRSPPHAARVLNPFTGELVRYAAPMPRDAGVAVFFFSGGIPHNLTLLCDSSRKYYTAVPDSKRFDAQRLDEFIYNYMRKAVVGGVYANGGGWGSVACSTMLDNLCELTEMLQVEFVKFFSGDPFRHTSDVRCFLVDFGGQAMFLTKAPGRVGVLGIEPENQKLVPMETIGKYAIFIGHHRCMVVDAGKFPSVEANCVYYTLQIGRFAGIVKHNISDGTDERVSGSLDFVEQNKEFVLDTARPFTIIQVLCSYTLNLRGSELA comes from the coding sequence ATGGCGCGAGAACTGGAGCCTGCGGCAATAGCGGCTGGGGCCGGCGAAGCTCCAGTACCTCCGGCCGAGGCGCCCGCAGCAGGCTGGTCCTCGCTCCCGTCCGACCTCGTCCGCCGCGTCGCCGACTGCTTCCTCGCCACCAACGACGTCGACTGGTACATGGATCTCCGTGCCGTCTGCCACAGCTGGCGCTCAGCCACCGACGACCCCAAGAAGAATCCCATCGACGGCCGCTTCCACCCGCGTGAGTGGATCGTCCTCGACGGCGACGTGGTCTCCCAGAGCGATGACATGCGAGTCTTTGTGAACATCGGCACCGGCCGCTTCCTCCGCAAGAAGCTGCCGCGGCTCCGCCGCTACTACGTCGTCGCCATTACTTTCGGCGGCTTCTTCGTCCTCGCCGACAGGAGCCCGCCTCACGCCGCTCGCGTCCTCAATCCTTTCACCGGCGAACTGGTCCGTTACGCGGCACCTATGCCCCGGGACGCGGGGGTTGCTgttttcttcttctccggcggcaTTCCGCACAACCTCACATTGCTCTGTGACTCATCTCGCAAGTACTACACGGCAGTTCCTGACAGCAAACGTTTCGACGCCCAAAGACTGGACGAATTCATTTACAACTACATGAGGAAGGCAGTGGTGGGCGGTGTCTACGCCAATGGCGGTGGGTGGGGGTCGGTGGCGTGTAGTACCATGTTAGACAATCTGTGTGAATTGACGGAGATGCTTCAGGTTGAGTTTGTCAAGTTCTTCTCGGGCGATCCATTTAGACACACCAGCGACGTCCGGTGTTTCTTGGTGGACTTTGGTGGACAAGCCATGTTCCTCACCAAGGCGCCGGGACGTGTTGGGGTTCTTGGGATCGAACCGGAGAACCAAAAGCTCGTACCCATGGAGACCATCGGCAAGTATGCCATCTTCATCGGCCATCACAGGTGCATGGTTGTTGATGCTGGCAAGTTCCCGTCCGTGGAGGCAAACTGTGTCTACTACACTCTACAGATTGGTCGATTCGCTGGCATCGTGAAGCACAACATCAGTGACGGGACAGACGAGAGGGTCTCTGGTTCCCTTGATTTCGTCGAGCAGAACAAGGAGTTTGTCCTTGATACTGCCCGTCCTTTCACGATCATCCAGGTTCTCTGCAGCTATACCCTCAACCTCAGGGGTTCTGAACTGGCCTGA
- the LOC124662464 gene encoding WAT1-related protein At5g64700-like, with protein MADEGGAKVSGGGGGGCKAVFPAESVMLPASMVLVQLFSIVLVLLSKLALNTGMQPFVLLAYRNLIGAAAVAPLAFFFERKAKKVPNLIECGWITINATFGVILAMGLYYYGLRGTNATYSVIFLNLIPIVTSLVAIALRAEKLAFTSWPGKMKLLGILACVGGTMVVTLYKGKMLRHPWPTHLLRPHTHAAATPAVHHNMVAGTLFLCASCLGYAFWFIIQVRLAKVFPSRYWATTLTCLSGSLQAFVIGILIDHDTSAWRLKWDLQLFTVVYSGIFNTGVAFILMSWAVKRRGPIYPSMFNSLAMVATVIMDSALLGTSIFLGSILGTLLVILGLYAFLWGKGKELQEAMAAAKNASGKEEARDCGEHGSQELEQRRGSNELP; from the exons ATGGCCGATGAGGGAGGTGCGAAGGtcagtggtggtggcggcggtggctgcAAGGCCGTTTTCCCGGCGGAGAGCGTGATGCTGCCGGCAAGCATGGTGCTGGTGCAGCTCTTCTCCATCGTGCTGGTGCTCCTGTCCAAGCTTGCGCTCAACACCGGCATGCAGCCCTTCGTCCTGCTCGCCTACCGGAACCTcatcggcgccgccgccgtcgcgccgctcgccttcttcttcgagaG GAAAGCAAAGAAAGTCCCCAACCTCATCGAGTGTGGCTGGATTACCATAAACGCCACTTTCGG GGTTATCCTGGCGATGGGGCTTTACTACTATGGCCTGCGCGGCACCAACGCCACCTACTCCGTCATCTTTCTCAACCTCATCCCCATCGTCACCTCCCTCGTCGCCATCGCACTCAG GGCAGAGAAGCTGGCATTCACAAGCTGGCCTGGCAAGATGAAGCTCCTGGGCATCTTGGCGTGCGTCGGGGGAACAATGGTGGTCACCCTCTACAAAGGCAAGATGCTGCGCCATCCTTGGCCTACCCACCTGCTGAGGCCCCATACTCATGCAGCAGCAACTCCAGCAGTTCACCACAATATGGTCGCAGGCACACTATTCCTGTGCGCTAGCTGCCTCGGATACGCCTTCTGGTTCATCATACAG GTTAGGCTAGCTAAGGTTTTCCCATCTAGGTACTGGGCGACGACGCTGACGTGTCTGTCCGGGAGCCTGCAAGCTTTCGTTATCGGCATCTTGATCGACCACGACACATCAGCATGGAGGCTTAAGTGGGACCTGCAGCTCTTCACTGTAGTCTACTCG GGAATATTCAACACCGGTGTTGCGTTCATCCTAATGTCTTGGGCGGTGAAGCGTCGTGGGCCAATTTACCCCTCCATGTTCAACTCTCTAGCCATGGTAGCAACTGTGATCATGGACTCGGCACTGCTCGGCACCAGCATCTTCTTAGGAAG CATTTTGGGAACACTGCTAGTCATCTTGGGGCTATACGCGTTTCTGTGGGGGAAGGGAAAGGAGCTTCAGGAAGCTATGGCAGCAGCGAAGAACGCCAGTGGGAAGGAGGAAGCTCGAGACTGTGGCGAGCATGGTTCACAAGAACTGGAGCAGCGCCGTGGCAGCAATGAGTTACCATAA
- the LOC124659682 gene encoding disease resistance protein RPM1-like gives MLEGVIWLLILKLRDALTNETVQIGKSFIAYEASALQDLFGEIRKMKEELESMQAFFRTAERFKDADETTVAFVKQIRGLAFNIEDVIDEFTYKLGEDREAMFLLKAIRRVRQIKTWYRLANSLRDIKANLKRAAERRHRYDLKGVERDAKLTRVGSLNRRSAESVHFKREDDLVGIAETRNLLMKWMKDEEQQHMIITVWGMGGVGKTTLAAHVYNAIKTDFDTCAWITVSHSYEADDLLKQIVEEFRKNDRKKEFPKDVDVTDYRSLVETIRRYLENKRYVLVLDDVWSVNVWFDSKDAFSACKLGRIIFTSRIYEVALLASEAQMINLQPLQNHYAWDLFCKEAFWKNENSDCPPELHDWAHKFVEKCNGLPIAIVCIGRLLSFKSATFLEWENVYKTLEMQFTNNFILDMNIILKVSLEDLPHNMKNCFLYCCMFPENHVMQRKWLVRLWVAEGFIEESEHKTLEEVAEDYLTELINRCLLVEVKRNETGYVDDFQMHDILRVLALSKAREENICIVLDYSRTHLIGQARRLSIQRGDIAHLAESVPHLRSLLVFQNSLSFGSLRSFSSSVKLMSVLNLQDSSIECLPNEVFDLFNLRYLGLRRTKIATISRLIGRLQNLLVFDAWKSKITNLPAEITRLCKLTHLIVTVKPLIPCLQYVPSIGVPAPVGGMCSLASLQTLLLVESSSEMVNYLGALVLLRSFRISKVQGRHCDKLFVAITNMVRLTRLGIQANDDEEVLQLDALNPPPLLQKIFLLGTLAKESLPRFFLSISKLKCLSILRLVWSKLQEDMFCYLEELQQLVKLQLYDAFDGNNMYFRATSFRKLRVLKIWGAPHLSQMTIERGAMPSLVDLKLLLCPELKLLPGGIEHVSTLEELTLNSTAEELVNRVRQKKEENISHVQRVYVGFVRNGELAAERIQ, from the coding sequence ATGTTAGAGGGTGTCATCTGGTTGCTAATCctgaagcttagggatgccctcaCAAATGAAACTGTTCAGATAGGGAAGTCGTTTATTGCCTATGAAGCATCTGCTCTGCAAGACCTATTTGGTGAAATAAGGAAAATGAAGGAGGAGTTGGAGAGCATGCAAGCCTTCTTCCGAACTGCTGAGCGGTTCAAGGATGCGGATGAGACAACTGTTGCATTTGTGAAGCAAATCAGGGGTCTCGCTTTTAACATCGAGGATGTTATTGATGAGTTCACCTACAAGTTGGGGGAAGACCGTGAGGCGATGTTTCTGTTGAAAGCAATTAGGAGGGTCAGGCAAATCAAGACATGGTATCGCCTAGCCAACAGTTTGCGTGATATCAAAGCCAACCTCAAGCGTGCTGCAGAGAGAAGGCACAGATATGACCTGAAGGGTGTTGAAAGGGATGCAAAACTAACAAGAGTAGGCAGCTTAAATAGAAGATCTGCAGAATCTGTACATTTTAAAAGGGAAGATGATCTTGTGGGGATTGCAGAGACTAGAAACTtgctgatgaaatggatgaaagaTGAGGAGCAGCAACACATGATAATCACTGTTTGGGGCATGGGAGGTGTTGGTAAGACAACACTTGCTGCTCATGTCTACAACGCCATCAAGACTGATTTTGACACTTGTGCTTGGATCACTGTGTCTCATAGCTAtgaagctgatgatttgctcaaaCAAATTGTTGAAGAGTTCCGAAAGAATGACAGGAAGAAGGAATTTCCAAAGGATGTTGATGTCACAGATTACAGAAGTCTAGTGGAGACAATCCGACGTTACCTAGAGAACAAAAGGTATGTTCTTGTTTTAGATGATGTTTGGAGTGTGAATGTTTGGTTTGACAGCAAAGATGCATTTTCTGCTTGCAAACTTGGTCGGATAATTTTCACATCAAGGATATACGAGGTTGCACTGCTTGCTTCCGAAGCCCAAATGATTAACTTGCAACCCTTGCAAAATCACTATGCATGGGATCTGTTTTGTAAAGAGGCATTTTGGAAGAATGAAAATAGTGATTGTCCACCAGAATTGCATGATTGGGCGCACAAGTTTGTAGAAAAATGCAATGGTTTGCCAATTGCTATTGTATGCATTGGGCGCCTCCTGTCATTCAAGAGCGCAACATTTTTGGAGTGGGAGAATGTGTACAAAACTCTTGAGATGCAATTTACAAACAATTTCATACTGGATATGAACATAATATTGAAGGTTAGTTTGGAAGACTTGCCACACAACATGAAAAACTGCTTTCTTTACTGCTGCATGTTCCCtgagaatcatgtgatgcaaaggaaatggctagtACGGCTCTGGGTTGCAGAAGGTTTTATTGAAGAGAGTGAGCATAAGACACTGGAGGAGGTTGCAGAAGATTACTTGACCGAGCTCATCAATCGATGTCTGTTAGTGGAGGTTAAGAGGAATGAAACAGGGTATGTTGATGATTTCCAAATGCATGATATCCTTCGTGTATTAGCCCTTTCTAAGGCACGCGAAGAGAACATTTGCATTGTCCTTGATTACTCAAGGACTCATCTTATTGGGCAAGCTCGCCGCTTATCAATACAAAGAGGGGATATTGCACACCTTGCAGAATCTGTGCCACATCTCCGCTCCTTGCTTGTTTTCCAAAACTCACTTAGTTTTGGTTCACTTCGTTCATTCTCAAGTTCTGTTAAGTTAATGTCTGTCTTGAATCTGCAAGATAGTTCAATCGAGTGTCTGCCAAATGAGGTGTTTGATTTGTTCAATCTGCGCTATCTGGGCCTTAGACGAACTAAAATTGCAACTATCTCAAGGTTGATTGGAAGGCTACAGAATCTGCTTGTATTTGACGCTTGGAAAAGCAAAATTACCAACCTACCAGCAGAAATCACAAGGCTGTGTAAGTTGACACATCTTATTGTAACTGTGAAACCATTGATAccatgtttgcaatatgttcctTCTATTGGTGTACCAGCACCTGTTGGTGGTATGTGTTCTTTGGCAAGTCTCCAGACATTATTGCTCGTGGAATCTAGTTCTGAAATGGTCAATTACCTTGGTGCTCTAGTTCTATTGAGATCATTCCGGATCAGTAAAGTTCAAGGTCGCCATTGTGATAAGTTGTTTGTAGCTATTACCAATATGGTTCGTCTAACCCGGCTTGGGATCCAAGCAAATGATGACGAGGAAGTTCTGCAACTTGATGCACTCAATCCACCTCCACTACTTCAGAAAATTTTCTTGCTGGGGACATTAGCTAAAGAATCATTACCTCGATTTTTCTTATCGATTAGTAAACTGAAATGCCTCTCCATTCTACGGCTGGTCTGGTCAAAACTTCAGGAGGATATGTTTTGTTATCTTGAGGAATTACAGCAGTTGGTGAAGCTTCAGCTTTATGATGCATTTGATGGCAATAATATGTACTTCCGGGCAACGTCATTTCGGAAACTTCGAGTACTGAAAATCTGGGGAGCTCCACATCTCAGCCAGATGACGATAGAAAGAGGGGCCATGCCCAGCTTGGTTGATTTGAAGCTCCTGCTCTGTCCGGAGTTGAAGTTGTTGCCAGGTGGCATCGAACATGTGAGCACTCTTGAAGAGCTGACTTTGAATTCTACCGCTGAAGAGCTTGTGAACAGGGTTCGACAGAAGAAAGAGGAGAACatatcacatgttcagagagtttacgtgggtttcgtcaggaACGGCGAGCTGGCTGCAGAAAGGATTCAGTAA